AATGTGGTCGGGCGGTTAGAACTTATACAGAACAAGAGGAGTTTCCGGCGACGGATGCATATTACCGAAGCGCTGATAAATGATGGCGATTCGTCGGTTAAAGTAATCTGGTTCAATCAGCCTTATATCGGGAAAAATTTAAAAGAAGGCGATCTGATTTCAATCGCCGGCAAGGTGGAGGAAGATGTTAGCGGGCCGTATTTTTCGGCGCCAAGTTACGAACGCCTGACAGATTCCGCGGCGGTTCATACGCAAGGCTTGGTGCCGAACTACCACCTGACGGAAGGCTTGACGCAAAAGCAGCTGCGGTTTTTTTTGAGTCAGATTATTAAACTGGCGGAAGAGTTAAAAGATTGGCTACCGGAGGAGATAAGAAAAAAACATAAGCTATCGTCTTATACTGATGCGGTAAAAAAGATCCATTTTCCAAAAACTTTAGCCGAAGCGGAGACTGCCAGGCGAAGAATTGCTTTTAACGAGTTGATTTTACTGCAACTGCAATCACAACTGGTGCGAAGAGAGCTCGCTGATGCGCAAGCCGTCCCGATCCCTTTTCAGGAGGAGGCAACCAAAAAATTTGTCGGACGACTAAATTTTAAATTGACCAATGACCAGCGCAAGACGGCCTGGGCGATTTTGCGCGACTTGGAACGAGCACGACCGATGTCCCGTCTCCTGGAAGGCGATGTCGGCAGCGGCAAGACGGTAGTGGCCGCGTTGGCTCTCTTGAATGTGGCGCTGGCCGGCAAGCAGGCGGTACTCTTGGCACCGACCGAAATTCTGGCAAGCCAGCATTTTAACACTCTGACTAAATTATTTGCCGGCAATGATATTAAGATTGGATTGGTGACGCGAGGGCAGACGCGGACTAATGCGGACGAGATGCGGACTGACGCGGACACTACTACGCGGACTAATACGGACGAGATGCGGACTGACGCGGACACTACTACGCGGACTAATACGGACGAGACGCGGACTGACGTTGACTTTACACAGACCAAGGCGGACAGGAAAAAAAACAGTGAGGGTAACAAAGACTATATAATAAAAAATAGTGATATTGTTATTGGCACACACGCGTTGATTCAAGATAAGATTGAGTTCAGAAACTTGGCGCTGGCGGTGATTGATGAACAGCACCGATTCGGCGTCGAGCAACGAGCGAAGCTCTTAACGCGGACTAATGCGGACTTTACGAAGACCAGCACGGACGGGACAAAGAAGAACGAATTATTATATGAAGAATTAACCTATAAGATTAGGGGCGCGGTATTTGAGGTTAAGAAAAATTTAGGGCTTGGACATAAGGAAAAAGTATATCAAGGAGCTCTGGAAGAAG
The genomic region above belongs to Candidatus Margulisiibacteriota bacterium and contains:
- a CDS encoding GxxExxY protein codes for the protein MVGRLELIQNKRSFRRRMHITEALINDGDSSVKVIWFNQPYIGKNLKEGDLISIAGKVEEDVSGPYFSAPSYERLTDSAAVHTQGLVPNYHLTEGLTQKQLRFFLSQIIKLAEELKDWLPEEIRKKHKLSSYTDAVKKIHFPKTLAEAETARRRIAFNELILLQLQSQLVRRELADAQAVPIPFQEEATKKFVGRLNFKLTNDQRKTAWAILRDLERARPMSRLLEGDVGSGKTVVAALALLNVALAGKQAVLLAPTEILASQHFNTLTKLFAGNDIKIGLVTRGQTRTNADEMRTDADTTTRTNTDEMRTDADTTTRTNTDETRTDVDFTQTKADRKKNSEGNKDYIIKNSDIVIGTHALIQDKIEFRNLALAVIDEQHRFGVEQRAKLLTRTNADFTKTSTDGTKKNELLYEELTYKIRGAVFEVKKNLGLGHKEKVYQGALEEEFKKINLKFDREKRIDIKYNDKKVGIYQPDFVINDKIIVEIKKLPFVGKIEKEQVWSYLKGTNYELALLVNFSNTDVHFERIINSKQFRSVGVKSASSPRESVYSPHLLSLTATPIPRSLALGIYGDLDISVIKESPLGRKKILTKIVAEDKRAAAYKFIREQIMGGRQVFVICPLIDFSDRLGVKAVKQEYERLDKQIFPDLKIGILHGKMKAAEKEKVMREFLENKIKILVSTSVVEVGVDVPNASVMIIEGAERFGLAQLHQFRGRVGRSVHQSYCFLFSESAAPASLARLETLVNHFDGFELAKMDLKFRGAGQLFGTEQSGFPELKIATLFDYELMKEAREAALALIDQDSELKKWPELKALVRPLLEKIHLE